The proteins below come from a single Thunnus thynnus chromosome 10, fThuThy2.1, whole genome shotgun sequence genomic window:
- the twist1b gene encoding twist-related protein 1b, producing MSEENMGEESSSPPVSPVDSLSNSEGELDRQPKRCGRKRRSSRKNGEDSDSPTPGKRGKKSSSSSPQSFEELQTQRVMANVRERQRTQSLNEAFASLRKIIPTLPSDKLSKIQTLKLAARYIDFLYQVLQSDELDSKMSSCSYVAHERLSYAFSVWRMEGAWSMSTSH from the coding sequence ATGTCTGAGGAAAATATGGGGGAAGAGTCGAGCAGCCCCCCTGTCTCTCCTGTGGACAGCCTGAGCAACAGCGAGGGGGAGCTGGACAGACAGCCGAAGAGAtgtgggaggaagaggagatcgAGCAGGAAAAACGGGGAGGACTCAGATAGCCCGACCCCTGGGAAAAGAGGGAAGaagtccagcagcagcagcccccAGTCTTTCGAGGAGCTCCAGACGCAGCGGGTCATGGCCAACGTCCGGGAGCGTCAGAGGACCCAGTCTCTCAACGAGGCGTTCGCAAGTTTGCGGAAAATTATCCCCACTTTGCCTTCGGACAAACTCAGCAAAATACAGACCCTAAAACTTGCAGCCAGATACATCGACTTCCTCTACCAGGTGCTGCAGAGCGACGAGCTGGACTCCAAAATGTCAAGTTGTAGTTATGTGGCGCATGAGAGGCTGAGCTACGCCTTCTCTGTATGGAGGATGGAAGGCGCTTGGTCCATGTCAACATCTCACTAA
- the macc1 gene encoding metastasis-associated in colon cancer protein 1 encodes MAAGRARSFRRVGSLMRSKSEGTLIDLDDNTSASNNLNSGYVSRVTQNSEWLLLQPEVAHSSQTKNPFWNKLSGSNPFLDDIVHSSTDKHISNTSNTKQDTEKHLDTNHDDASSTSSDEGNVGNFLENKHKASNRSGRWRSASDILDDLERKVPKRENSFKPPQPVLNPDFEWLKDDREAYKMAWLSHRQLTRSCLDLNLMSQSPGWAQTQATDFQVICKIGHIGGSVQLPESEISIHIPEGHVPPGEVQEVTLKAMLDPPPGLNNNYMTTMSPLLEVVLSNINIKECISLEMKLSGEVKSDPLSQVMTSVVGLVSNKKEGPYLRVNNCYIYKNMMQMKLQDLKTHFYVIAVAEASAIQAPATSVWDYLDRHITVAVYGPRYIHPSFKVVIVVCCHENVPPKLSFTDICKGNKNLPPLVLQLWGTHRFKPDKVNDLHVAVSIAGSMFKIKPEDKLKEVRQSQLKIGTVLHLPVALSCAGNAEMTPFKLDLQVRESKTANVTHFQVSSPPAAPIRSEKRVSRQIERRIEMARTTPIPEESVPDLLKFTDRPVNIQWYGVALKSVLRQPRVEYLLEYFKGDTVALLSKETVRSVGNSKVKEWYIGFLRGRTGLVHCKNIKLITRDQVIDFTGIQITTEVLLDNMTLPFKKLTYMYSAIQTLVTEHITSWRGFAHALGYCNLSLDTITRRYAETEADKVACVLEKLKEDCHAEKSRKKFLHELMVGLLKMDSVNLVAQLIQNTVILSTAVELGIRWRELAEKAGKLSSTQIAGYEAPHRGKSGEVSSQSMWKPAYDFLFTWSQRYGDSYRDMIQDLHLVLDKMKNPATRQWRHLTGALITVNCLDIFRASAYPKT; translated from the exons ATGGCAGCCGGAAGAGCAAGGTCCTTCCGTCGTGTTGGGAGTCTCATGCGGAGCAAATCTGAGGGGACACTGATAGATCTGGATGACAACACCTCAGCCAGCAACAACCTCAACA GTGGATACGTGTCACGAGTTACACAGAACTCCGAGTGGCTGCTTTTACAGCCAGAAGTCGCACATTCATCTCAGACAAAAAATCCCTTTTGGAACAAACTGTCTGGATCTAATCCTTTTTTGGATGACATTGtacacagcagcacagacaaacacatttccaacaCGTCAAATACAAAACAGGACACTGAGAAACATCTGGACACAAATCATGATGATGCGAGTAGCACATCTTCAGATGAAGGCAATGTGGGGAACtttttggaaaacaaacacaaagccaGCAACAGATCTGGGAGATGGAGAAGTGCTTCAGACATTCTGGATGATCTGGAGAGAAAGGTGCCAAAACGGGAGAACAGCTTCAAACCGCCCCAGCCGGTCCTGAACCCAGATTTTGAGTGGCTAAAAGATGACAGAGAGGCCTATAAGATGGCCTGGCTGAGCCACAGGCAGTTAACCCGCTCATGCCTGGACTTAAATCTGATGAGCCAGAGCCCTGGGTGGGCTCAGACTCAAGCTACTGACTTTCAAGTCATCTGCAAGATTGGCCACATTGGAGGCTCAGTTCAGTTACCAGAGTCAGAAATTAGCATCCACATCCCAGAAGGCCATGTTCCTCCTGGGGAAGTCCAGGAAGTTACACTGAAAGCAATGCTAGACCCTCCTCCTGGACTCAACAACAACTACATGACAACCATGAGTCCACTTCTGGAAGTGGTCCTCAGCAACATCAACATAAAAGAATGTATCTCTCTGGAGATGAAACTGTCAGGAGAGGTGAAGAGTGACCCTCTTAGTCAGGTTATGACCTCCGTGGTCGGGCTGGTGTCCAACAAAAAAGAGGGACCTTATCTCAGAGTAAACAACTGTTACATTTACAAGAACATGATGCAGATGAAGCTCCAGGACctgaagacacatttttatgtgattGCAGTCGCAGAGGCATCTGCTATCCAGGCCCCTGCCACATCAGTCTGGGATTACCTTGACCGCCACATCACGGTGGCAGTTTATGGTCCCAGgtacatccatccatcttttaAGGTTGTAATAGTGGTCTGCTGTCATGAGAATGTTCCACCAAAGCTTTCATTTACAGATATCTGCAAAGGCAACAAAAACCTGCCTCCACTTGTGCTGCAGCTCTGGGGAACACATCGGTTTAAACCCGACAAAGTGAATGACCTGCATGTCGCTGTTAGCATAGCAGGCTCGATGTTCAAAATCAAACCAGAGGACAAACTGAAAGAAGTGAGGCAAAGTCAGCTCAAAATAGGGACAGTCTTGCATTTACCAGTTGCATTGTCTTGTGCTGGCAATGCAGAAATGACTCCTTTTAAATTAGATCTACAAGTGAGGGAATCTAAAACTGCAAACGTCACACATTTCCAGGTGTCTTCCCCTCCTGCAGCACCCATCAGATCAGAAAAGCGAGTGTCGAGGCAGATAGAAAGGCGAATTGAAATGGCAAGAACCACACCTATTCCTGAGGAAAGTGTTCCAGACTTACTCAAATTTACAGACAGACCTGTGAACATACAATGGTACGGTGTAGCCCTAAAGTCAGTTCTCCGTCAGCCACGTGTGGAATACCTCCTGGAGTACTTCAAGGGAGACACAGTGGCTCTCCTATCCAAGGAAACTGTCAGGTCAGTGGGCAATTCAAAGGTAAAGGAATGGTATATCGGATTCCTCCGTGGCAGGACTGGTTTGGTTCACTGCAAAAACATCAAGCTCATAACCAGAGACCAAGTGATCGATTTCACCGGCATTCAGATCACCACAGAGGTGCTCCTGGACAACATGACACTGCCCTTCAAGAAGCTTACTTACATGTACTCCGCCATCCAGACGCTTGTCACTGAGCATATAACCAGCTGGAGAGGTTTTGCTCATGCCTTAGGCTACTGCAACCTATCACTGGACACCATCACACGGCGGTACGCTGAAACTGAGGCTGATAAGGTGGCCTGTGTGCTGGAGAAGCTGAAGGAAGACTGCCACGCTGAGAAGAGCAGGAAAAAGTTTCTGCATGAGCTCATGGTT GGTCTGTTAAAGATGGACTCTGTGAATCTTGTGGCCCAGCTGATTCAGAACACAGTCATCCTGTCCACTGCTGTGGAGCTGGGGATTCGATGGCGGGAGCTCGCTGAGAAGGCGGGAAAACTCTCCAGCACACAGATAGCCGGCTATGAGGCGCCGCACCGAGGAAAGAGCGGAGAAGTGAGTTCTCAG TCAATGTGGAAACCTGCTTATGACTTCCTGTTCACCTGGAGTCAACGTTATGGAGACAGCTACAGGGACATGATCCAGGATCTCCACCTGGTtctggacaaaatgaaaaaccctGCCACAAGACAGTGGAGGCATCTGACCGGTGCTCTCATCACAGTGAACTGTCTCGATATCTTCCGAGCCTCTGCGTACCCGAAAACCTAG